The Candidatus Methylomirabilota bacterium genomic sequence TTATACCCTATTCCTTCGTTTAAAACAGTCCATCTACCCCAGGGACGCTCTTCCACTAGCTGCGATGACATCGCCCTCTTCTCAAGAGATCACGCCCAGATCCCTCTGGACTGTGGTTAATTGATTTTCCAGAAAGGACCGTAGCCGTTGCATCCTTTCCTGCGAAGAGGCTTCAAAGCGAAGGATCAATGCGGGTTCGGTGTTGCTCGCGCGAATCAGCCCCCATCCGTTCTTCCC encodes the following:
- a CDS encoding phosphomannomutase translates to GKNGWGLIRASNTEPALILRFEASSQERMQRLRSFLENQLTTVQRDLGVIS